In Cydia fagiglandana chromosome 9, ilCydFagi1.1, whole genome shotgun sequence, a single window of DNA contains:
- the LOC134667693 gene encoding hemolymph lipopolysaccharide-binding protein-like has protein sequence MSDVLKSFVEDHELGCGIFTGISATFSRGDFASIEGVPLERIPHHWASGEPDNDQDSEQCILQLKDGSLADVRCNDTFPYVCYRKYTNQITNACGTFDNEYQLDSRTGSCYKFHLVPRTWSRAHMACTAEGAHLAVINSGAEAKVLEELFAKNPAGKLQSRAPFGKDIAFIGFHDWNEHGEWLTVQGQTLEEAGYARWSGGQPDNGTHNEHRGEFCGGIFRSAQLDDLWCGMPYHFICEKAPDSLLWD, from the exons ATGTCAGACGTGTTAAAGAGCTTCGTGGAAGACCACGAGCTGGGCTGCGGCATCTTCACGGGCATCAGCGCCACCTTCTCCCGGGGAGACTTCGCGTCTATCGAGG GAGTACCCCTTGAGAGGATCCCACACCACTGGGCTTCTGGTGAGCCTGACAACGACCAGGACTCGGAGCAGTGCATCCTGCAGCTGAAGGATGGCTCGCTGGCCGATGTCAGGTGCAACGACACCTTCCCGTACGTCTGCTATCGCAAGTACACCAACCAGATAACCAACGCCTGCGGCACTTTTGACAATG AGTACCAGCTGGACTCGCGCACGGGCAGCTGCTACAAGTTCCACCTGGTCCCGCGCACGTGGTCGCGCGCGCATATGGCCTGCACGGCCGAGGGCGCCCACCTGGCCGTCATCAAcagcggagccgaagccaag GTCCTAGAGGAGCTGTTCGCTAAGAACCCGGCCGGCAAGCTGCAGTCCAGAGCGCCGTTCGGCAAGGACATCGCCTTCATTGGCTTCCATGACTGGAACGAGCACGGAGAATGGCTCACCGTCCAAG GGCAAACTCTAGAGGAGGCGGGCTACGCGCGCTGGTCGGGCGGGCAGCCAGACAACGGCACGCACAACGAGCACCGCGGGGAGTTCTGCGGCGGCATCTTCCGCTCCGCCCAGCTGGATGACCTGTGGTGCGGGATGCCGTATCACTTCATCTGTGAAAAGGCTCCCGACAGTTTGTTGTGGGATTAA